The following are from one region of the Calditrichota bacterium genome:
- a CDS encoding SMC-Scp complex subunit ScpB: RNLITMAGRASTVGRPVLYKTTEHFLAYFGINSLADLPSLEEVEALLKARAPREEAEPTAGEVDVEVVSPGEIRVDQGKDDDGEAQ; this comes from the coding sequence AGCGCAACCTCATCACCATGGCGGGACGAGCATCGACCGTCGGGCGGCCGGTACTGTACAAGACGACTGAGCACTTTTTGGCCTACTTTGGTATCAACAGTCTTGCCGACCTACCCTCGTTAGAGGAGGTTGAGGCGCTGCTCAAGGCTCGTGCGCCGCGAGAAGAAGCTGAACCCACGGCTGGGGAGGTCGATGTCGAAGTGGTTTCACCAGGAGAAATCCGAGTCGACCAGGGAAAAGACGACGATGGTGAGGCTCAATAA
- a CDS encoding rRNA pseudouridine synthase, whose amino-acid sequence MSKWFHQEKSESTREKTTMVRLNKFLAGSGVASRRACDELIRSGRVTVNGEAVSSLATWVDEQRDEVAVDGQVVKPKQGHVYIMLHKPRGYVTTVRDTRGRPKVIDLVPRGSRLFPVGRLDIDTEGLLLLTDDGELTNRLLHPRFKVAKTYVAVLDREVAVRDIAKLRQGIALDDGMTAPCEARLLDAPPHGKVVELTLREGRKRQVRRMFAALGYHVLLLRRVAFGPLGLGELPIGSWRHLTDEEVAQLHQAGGLAGKSTCPASTDCLAALEG is encoded by the coding sequence ATGTCGAAGTGGTTTCACCAGGAGAAATCCGAGTCGACCAGGGAAAAGACGACGATGGTGAGGCTCAATAAGTTCCTGGCCGGCAGCGGAGTTGCCTCCCGCCGGGCATGTGATGAGCTCATCAGGAGCGGACGCGTCACCGTCAACGGCGAGGCGGTCAGCTCTCTGGCCACCTGGGTCGACGAGCAGAGGGACGAGGTTGCTGTGGACGGGCAGGTGGTGAAGCCAAAACAAGGCCACGTGTACATCATGCTGCACAAGCCGCGGGGATATGTGACCACGGTGCGTGATACCCGCGGGAGGCCCAAAGTGATCGACCTTGTGCCCAGGGGCTCGCGCCTGTTCCCGGTGGGCCGCCTGGACATTGACACGGAGGGGTTGCTCCTGCTGACCGACGACGGCGAATTGACCAATCGCCTCCTCCACCCGCGCTTCAAAGTCGCCAAGACCTATGTGGCGGTGCTCGACCGCGAGGTGGCGGTGCGCGATATTGCAAAGTTGCGTCAGGGAATTGCCTTGGACGACGGCATGACGGCACCGTGCGAGGCGCGCCTGTTGGACGCCCCGCCGCATGGCAAGGTGGTGGAACTCACTTTGCGCGAGGGCCGCAAGAGACAGGTGAGGCGGATGTTCGCGGCGCTGGGCTATCATGTGCTCCTCCTGCGCAGAGTGGCGTTTGGCCCTCTCGGCTTGGGCGAGCTGCCAATCGGCTCCTGGCGCCACCTGACTGATGAGGAAGTTGCACAACTTCACCAAGCGGGCGGTCTGGCAGGGAAAAGTACATGCCCTGCGTCGACGGACTGCTTGGCGGCCTTGGAGGGTTGA
- a CDS encoding (d)CMP kinase: MRKLHNFTKRAVWQGKVHALRRRTAWRPWRVERERVEGRRRRLIIAIDGVAASGKSTTARLVAEKLGYLYLDSGALYRALTLKVIREGIDPADEHEVAALARQTAIQLQRKGGHLRVLLDGQDVTEDIRAPEVAEKIGPVAANRAVREQMVALQRAIGARGGVVAEGRDIGTVIFPHADLKFYFTASLEVRARRRQAEYAAKSVQAPLEELAAQLQRRDQDDARRAYGPLRKAPDAIEVDTTDLSIDQQVELILRKVREHLGETGAARA; the protein is encoded by the coding sequence ATGAGGAAGTTGCACAACTTCACCAAGCGGGCGGTCTGGCAGGGAAAAGTACATGCCCTGCGTCGACGGACTGCTTGGCGGCCTTGGAGGGTTGAGAGGGAAAGGGTGGAGGGAAGGCGCAGGAGGCTCATCATCGCCATCGACGGCGTCGCCGCTTCCGGCAAGAGCACCACGGCTCGCCTCGTGGCAGAGAAGTTGGGTTACCTTTACCTGGATTCTGGGGCATTGTACCGGGCGCTCACGCTCAAGGTGATCCGCGAGGGCATTGACCCTGCCGACGAGCACGAGGTCGCCGCCCTGGCGCGCCAAACGGCGATCCAATTGCAGCGGAAAGGTGGACATCTGCGCGTGCTCTTGGACGGGCAGGATGTGACCGAGGACATCCGCGCGCCGGAGGTCGCGGAGAAGATCGGCCCGGTGGCGGCGAACCGCGCTGTGCGCGAGCAGATGGTTGCCCTGCAGCGCGCCATTGGCGCCCGAGGCGGGGTAGTGGCAGAAGGGCGAGACATCGGCACTGTGATCTTTCCTCATGCCGATCTCAAATTCTACTTCACCGCCTCTTTGGAAGTGCGGGCACGGCGCCGGCAGGCTGAATACGCGGCCAAGTCGGTGCAGGCGCCCCTCGAGGAATTGGCTGCGCAGTTACAGCGCCGTGACCAGGACGACGCGCGGCGCGCCTATGGGCCGCTGCGCAAAGCCCCAGATGCAATCGAAGTGGATACGACGGATCTAAGCATCGACCAGCAGGTCGAGCTCATTCTTCGGAAGGTGCGGGAACATCTCGGTGAAACTGGAGCAGCGCGGGCGTGA